The Plasmodium gaboni strain SY75 chromosome 3, whole genome shotgun sequence genome includes the window GTtagtatatttttttgttcttctttatatgcttttctcatttttattaaattatttatgatacacatttcatttaaatgaaataatGGTATTTGTAAAGATTCATTCATACTTTTACACATAGCTAATTTTATACCTTTTAATGATACTTCATCAATAACATCcatatctttattatcataatattcatttttaacaacattattataatataattcCAAATCTTCTAAGGTTATATTCactttattaaaataatcaCCAACCTTATTTAAATTTACTTTATATTCTTTTGCTTTTCTTTTAACACCTGGAGATGctttaatattatcattagTACTACTATCATCATTTAAACTTAAAGAACTTTCATCATCTTCTTctcttttattattttcttctttttctacTCCTTCTTCATTTGTTTCAATAATATCATCATCTGTATCTATCTCACAAAAGTACGATCCAACTTTCAAcatatcattttcatttaaatatttttttaccAATACACCATTATATTTACTAGTTATATCAACAGCAGCTTTGTCACTTTGTACAGTCAACAAACTTTCCATTTCACTTACATGATCCCCTTCATTCTTATTCCACTTTGTAATTTCAACTTCAGAAATTCCTTCCCctatatcatataatttgCATTTCACTATCTTAAAATGTATAGCACTAGTGTTAATGTAATGGCGCCCTTTAAATGGTTTTGTATGAACCCTCCTAAGTACGTTTAGCACATTCTTCACAAACatattcaaaaatataaacaatgaaacaatataatataatatattatatatatatattgaaggggtaaaaaaaaaaaaaaaaaaaaaattatataaaaggGTCTTCctaatatattattgaCATATAAACTTATACCTGATATAtctataatttttcatttcaCTCAACTTCCGTATTATTCTATATTACcttttaaaattaattcatacaatacattttttatgttatctcatatatataataaatatataaataatatatacattatatatatgttatgatactatattttatataattctcaaaaaagaaaatatatgtatatatatatataatttccAAACTTTCATGAAATTgtgttcatatatattttattaatttaaaatacacgtacatatatgtatgcatgtatatatatatatatatatatatatatatttctattttttttattatttataaatatttttataaaaaaaaaaaaattaaaaattaatttgcatatatatataatataatataatataattacatataaataatataaaatatatacatatatgtttgtatctatatttgtatattttattttgcTACAAGGAttgcatatatatataatatatatgtaatacTTATATGTAATTCAATGTTTATTTcaagtatatatattatatatatcatgAGGATAtaatagaatatataacaacaaatatattttatataaaaattagCAAATATACGATAATTTTTgattaaattattataaaaacatatgatatatattatatcataaatgtattatatatatatgtatttttttttttttcttttttgtttcatattttattgaaaatatttcCATGTATGTGTGCATATTCTTACTATTTAATTTTACTcttaatttaaaaaaaaagaacaaaaataGATACATTAAGAATAAAACTGAAAGATAAGAATGCAAATGCtatacatacataaatatatatatatatatatatatatatatatgtatatgggcatatatataacaatattatatatattgtacatatatgctttttatttaaaggCCTTTAAAACTTATAAGAAGgtattaaaaaaagttGAATGgttaaattaatatatatataaaagaaaaattataaataaataaataaatatatatatatatatattgtaaatttccctttatttttttatcataagacttattaaaagaaaattgaaatatatattttaaaaatatatgtcATCAATTTATAATGCTATAAATTATACCGCTCTTTGCATTCTTTATGGTTTCAAATCTTATAACTCCGCTTTTGaagtaaaataaaaaacaaaataaatatataaatatatatatatatatatatatatatatatatttgtttttcttttttcttgtttTGTGTTTCTTTTTGTGACCACAAAAATCCTTGCACTCGCAAAGAGCACACATATATAACAAACattcatacatatatacattatgAACATACCaaaagaacaaaatgaGAAGGAACAAATTAATGTTACCATAGAATATGGAAAAGACAATAAAATGAAAGTAATTAAAACACCCATAAGTAATTCcaacaaaaataatatcattaactataaatatgatgattcaaatataaacgataaatataataacacatctgattgttatataatgaataatGAAGATGGTATAAATTTGTActtaaattattataaaaagaatttcTTGAAATTtcaagaaaataatttatataatgtttatgaattaaaagatatagaaaaaaaaatggaacTAGCCATTTTAGAAATTATgaatttaattaatatacaATATGATTATGcttatcattttttaaaagcatataattttaattcaaatgatttattagaaaattggtttaataattcaaaaaaagTATTAACAAAATTAAACTTATCTGATTTAAAGGAagaagatatattaaataataataatataaatgacCCACTGACAAAAcaacaaaaagaaaattttgTACATAATTGTAAACaagaaaaatttatttGTCCTATCTTATTTTTAGAATGTGATATAGAAGATACATATACATTGTCATGTGGACataaatattcaaaagaatgtttaaaaaattatttaaaaactTCATTACATAATGATTTTGAAGatgatattattactaAAGAATGTTTAGATCtaaaatgtaaaaaaataattaaaaaaaaagactggaaaaatatttgtgaagaaaaagattatcaaaaatatctatataccttattacatatatatataaaaaaaagtaaagatttaaaaaaatgtcCAAACAATCCATGCccatatataattcaatCTGTCATgttaaataataataatgtcATCTGTAAATGTGGATATCACTTCTGTTTTGAATGTTCACATGAATTTCATAGACCTCTTATAtgttcatttattaaaaaatggTATGAACTcgaaaataatgatgatcATAATATGAAATGGATACATGCATATACAAAAATGTGTCCTAATTGTAATAAACctatagaaaaaaattcaGGATGTATGAATGTCAAATGTATATGTGGTTACAGCTTTTGTTGGTTATGCCTTGATAACTGGAAAAATCATAAAGGTGgattttataaatgtaaCAAATATTTGGAACATAACTCCAAATATAACgaacaaaaaaaacaaaaaaaaaaaactcataaaaaaagagatgacataaaaaaagctcatgatgaagaaaaacAGGACacacataaaataaatgacaatgataaaatacaaaataatcatgaggaaaaaaaacattatGAGGAAAAAAGAAATTCTCATTTAATACtcaataaatataatcaCTTTAAATCAAGATTTAATGCTCATCAATATGCTGAAAACTTTTCCATACATACACAACTActctttttatataatttctgtaaaaattataacatTCATTTAAATAGAATGAAATTCTTTGAGGATGCCattattcaaattataaaatgtagaaaaatattaaaatggTCCTATACATATGCATACTTCTCAAATTGGAAAAGTGATAATCAGAAACATCTTTTTGAATATCATCAAGGagaattagaaaaaaatcTTGATATCTTACAAACCAAAACAGAAGATATAAACTTATCacaatttaaaaataatacagataataatattgttaGGGATATACAACAACTTACTGAAATGattgatatattttttaaaaatatttgtgattttatggaaaataattttgtttaGTACCCTTTTTAAATTAACACATTTTTTAAGAACATAACAAAATTTGAATGTTTCATGGCATTATAAATGTCACAcgataatatatatatatatatatatatatatatgtatatgtttatattctctttatttttttcctttttttttttttttttaatataaaacgctttatcattttttaaattaaaattacGATGATTTTCATGTGTCatttgatataaaaaaatattttatgtaaaGATAAAATGTAACGCTTTAGTGATCAAGAAGAAATGTGATAATATACACACAcgcatatatatatatatatatatatatatatatgataatcattttattatcttttttacttatatgtgtattttctttttgGGTATGCATAAAgaatacaaatataaattatcaATAACAATGTGTTCCTCTCTGCTCATTCTTTTCAAGTACGCTATTAATTCAAAATAATCTGCATCATCAGAAAGTTCTATGCGCTCATTTTctataaattaaataataaaatgtgATCAAcgtacatatatatatatatatatatatatttgtcataatacatttacaatatattatattttcatacTTAGAGCGTATATGCTAAATTTTAAACATTCAGTTGATTGATCTTGTAGCTCATTTGTAGAACATGGACCTTCATAacttctttttttaaaagaattgAAACCAACTACTGCATTCATTTCTTCAAAGTTAgtaaaattatttattacatttatatgtCTAGGTATATTCCATGCTATAAAATGAACAACCTTAGTAGAATTATTCATGCTTGTCAATGTTATAACATAAGATTTTGTTCCATTGTTTTTATCTAGCCATTCAAAGGTAGGCAATGCATTTTCTCCACCACAATCtttgttataatatttggaatctaatatttttactttCTCACTGTCGCAATGATGCTCTCCAAAGTCTAACATATAATTGtgtatatatgaatatatataggaggaaaaaaaaaaaaaaaaaaaaaaaaaaaggaatatacaa containing:
- a CDS encoding lipoamide acyltransferase component of branched- chain alpha-keto acid dehydrogenase complex — encoded protein: MFVKNVLNVLRRVHTKPFKGRHYINTSAIHFKIVKCKLYDIGEGISEVEITKWNKNEGDHVSEMESLLTVQSDKAAVDITSKYNGVLVKKYLNENDMLKVGSYFCEIDTDDDIIETNEEGVEKEENNKREEDDESSLSLNDDSSTNDNIKASPGVKRKAKEYKVNLNKVGDYFNKVNITLEDLELYYNNVVKNEYYDNKDMDVIDEVSLKGIKLAMCKSMNESLQIPLFHLNEMCIINNLIKMRKAYKEEQKNILTKETNITITCILIKLISNVLKEFPILNSKFNFKTNTYTMYKNHNISIAVDTPHGLLVPNIKNVQNKNILDIQKDLLLLRDKANNMQLSKNDITNGTITISNFGAISGTFATPIVFDNQACIIGIGKMEKKLLLKDHSSDLNSLNDILVADTINFTFGADHRYIDGATLAQFSKMLKRNIENCESLGPLLE
- a CDS encoding putative IBR domain protein; the protein is MNIPKEQNEKEQINVTIEYGKDNKMKVIKTPISNSNKNNIINYKYDDSNINDKYNNTSDCYIMNNEDGINLYLNYYKKNFLKFQENNLYNVYELKDIEKKMELAILEIMNLINIQYDYAYHFLKAYNFNSNDLLENWFNNSKKVLTKLNLSDLKEEDILNNNNINDPLTKQQKENFVHNCKQEKFICPILFLECDIEDTYTLSCGHKYSKECLKNYLKTSLHNDFEDDIITKECLDLKCKKIIKKKDWKNICEEKDYQKYLYTLLHIYIKKSKDLKKCPNNPCPYIIQSVMLNNNNVICKCGYHFCFECSHEFHRPLICSFIKKWYELENNDDHNMKWIHAYTKMCPNCNKPIEKNSGCMNVKCICGYSFCWLCLDNWKNHKGGFYKCNKYLEHNSKYNEQKKQKKKTHKKRDDIKKAHDEEKQDTHKINDNDKIQNNHEEKKHYEEKRNSHLILNKYNHFKSRFNAHQYAENFSIHTQLLFLYNFCKNYNIHLNRMKFFEDAIIQIIKCRKILKWSYTYAYFSNWKSDNQKHLFEYHQGELEKNLDILQTKTEDINLSQFKNNTDNNIVRDIQQLTEMIDIFFKNICDFMENNFV
- a CDS encoding putative phosphatidylethanolamine-binding protein translates to MFNLKYAVLLWYYLCSVGFIWGDIKLINSDFGEHHCDSEKVKILDSKYYNKDCGGENALPTFEWLDKNNGTKSYVITLTSMNNSTKVVHFIAWNIPRHINVINNFTNFEEMNAVVGFNSFKKRSYEGPCSTNELQDQSTECLKFSIYALKNERIELSDDADYFELIAYLKRMSREEHIVIDNLYLYSLCIPKKKIHI